One Sphingomonas endolithica DNA segment encodes these proteins:
- a CDS encoding LysR family transcriptional regulator, with translation MAADLNSLTVFLAVADTRNFRIAAERLGVTRSAVSQSLRKLEDTLGIALVHRTTRSVRMTEAGEALHARVSPALADVEAALAGAMDRDTAPSGQLRLAVSSIAERFLAGPLFASFVDAHPGVQLDVTVTDDEFDIVAAGYDAGVRLGELIEQDMIAVPASGDQRQLVVASPAHLVRHGTPVHPRELVTHRCIGWRPSPAVAPYRWDFEENGRRFEVVVNPQVTTNEMRVMVNTALAGGGFTLGLEETFRQHIARGELVAVLEAFCPPFPGFFLYYPDRRNHAPKLRAFVDHVRKQSAMWRAP, from the coding sequence ATGGCCGCCGATCTCAATAGCCTGACCGTCTTCCTGGCGGTCGCTGATACGCGCAACTTTCGAATTGCGGCCGAGCGGCTGGGCGTGACCCGGTCTGCGGTCAGCCAGTCGCTCCGCAAGCTGGAAGATACGCTCGGCATCGCGCTGGTCCACCGCACGACGCGGAGCGTGCGGATGACCGAGGCGGGCGAGGCGCTCCACGCGCGCGTGTCGCCGGCGCTTGCCGATGTCGAGGCGGCGCTGGCCGGAGCGATGGATCGCGACACGGCACCGAGCGGGCAATTGCGGTTGGCGGTGTCGTCGATCGCCGAGCGGTTTTTGGCCGGCCCGCTGTTCGCAAGTTTCGTCGACGCCCACCCCGGCGTGCAGCTCGATGTGACCGTAACCGACGACGAGTTCGACATTGTCGCGGCCGGATATGATGCCGGCGTGCGGCTGGGTGAGTTGATCGAGCAGGATATGATCGCGGTGCCCGCATCCGGCGACCAGCGCCAGCTGGTTGTGGCGTCCCCCGCTCACCTGGTCCGGCACGGCACGCCCGTGCACCCGCGCGAGTTGGTCACCCATCGCTGCATCGGGTGGCGACCTTCGCCCGCGGTCGCGCCTTATCGCTGGGACTTCGAGGAGAACGGACGCCGGTTCGAGGTCGTCGTCAATCCGCAGGTTACTACCAACGAGATGCGGGTGATGGTCAACACCGCGCTTGCAGGTGGCGGGTTCACGCTGGGGCTAGAGGAGACGTTCCGCCAACATATCGCACGGGGCGAACTGGTGGCGGTGCTGGAGGCGTTCTGCCCGCCGTTCCCGGGGTTCTTTCTCTATTACCCCGATCGCCGCAATCATGCCCCCAAGCTGCGCGCCTTTGTCGATCACGTCAGAAAACAGTCCGCAATGTGGCGCGCTCCCTGA
- a CDS encoding aldo/keto reductase: MTFSNGTGVYQHIGNVDQAGADALVKASVDAGINFFDTADIYSHGHRGVSASGN, encoded by the coding sequence ATGACCTTCAGCAATGGCACCGGCGTCTACCAGCATATCGGCAACGTCGATCAGGCGGGCGCGGACGCGTTGGTGAAGGCGAGCGTCGATGCCGGGATTAACTTCTTCGACACCGCCGACATCTACTCGCACGGCCATAGGGGCGTCAGTGCGTCGGGCAACTGA
- a CDS encoding Atu4866 domain-containing protein has translation MASEPATHPYVGLWVTADNCVRHALLPNGRYDEARGVRESAYQGRYEVIGSHIDYRDDTGFTADGEFIDADTLHHGGMVLCRRPHG, from the coding sequence GTGGCAAGTGAGCCTGCCACGCACCCCTATGTCGGTCTCTGGGTCACGGCCGATAATTGCGTGCGTCACGCGCTACTGCCAAACGGCCGCTACGACGAGGCGCGGGGCGTGCGCGAAAGCGCCTATCAGGGCCGCTACGAAGTAATTGGCAGCCATATCGATTATCGGGACGACACCGGCTTTACCGCCGACGGCGAGTTCATCGACGCGGACACGCTCCATCATGGCGGGATGGTGCTGTGTCGACGCCCGCACGGTTGA